The following are encoded in a window of Rhinolophus sinicus isolate RSC01 linkage group LG12, ASM3656204v1, whole genome shotgun sequence genomic DNA:
- the LOC109457730 gene encoding ral guanine nucleotide dissociation stimulator, with translation MFVGTYSYPGPQSGLLGGSDTVTLHSTGRQRPQGGRCDIFLAPSRYGYILPHSEEDGGPLDQLKMAMSSILATWLNWYPEDFFQPPAFLCLKMLVDYLGFNFPGSDLEHQAQLLLSELEHLEPTQGDAEAPVPTSTPLPSAELGQAEGTAFPGASASHRRLTPAPAMA, from the exons ATGTTTGTGGGCACTTACAGCTACCCTGGCCCCCAGAGCGGGCTCCTAGGCGGCAGTGACACGGTCACCCTACACTCCACAGGCAGGCAGCGTCCACAGGGTGGGCGATGTGATATCTTCCTGGCCCCCTCTAGGTATGGCTACATCTTGCCACATTCAGAAGAGGACGGTGGACCTCTAGACCAGCTGAAAAT GGCCATGTCGTCCATCCTGGCCACCTGGCTGAACTGGTACCCTGAGGACTTTTTCCAGCCCCCAGCCTTTCTCTGCCTGAAAATGCTTGTGGACTACTTAGGGTTCAACTTCCCGGGTTCAGACCTGGAGCACCAGGCCCAGCTTCTCCTCTCGGAGTTGGAACACCTTGAGCCCACCCAGGGGGACGCAGAGG CACCAGTGCCGACTTCCACTCCACTGCCCTCCGCAGAGCTGGGGCAGGCCGAGGGCACAGCCTTCCCTGGGGCGTCTGCATCACATCGGCGGCTCACCCCTGCTCCTGCGATGGCTTGA
- the IGFN1 gene encoding immunoglobulin-like and fibronectin type III domain-containing protein 1 produces the protein MAGKLKKSSMHGVTIRQLVDDIPEGCSTPDFEQKPVTLALQEGKNAIFRAVVCGEPKPEVSWQSSKGDLSNCSKYQISSAPGSREHVLQVNKIMGEDTDQYRCRAVNVYGEAMCSARLTVIEVGFRKSRKRHKEPQEDLRQQLAEFRKMLKRAQPTASEKTKVDREQVWQLLMTADRKDYERLCLKYGIMDFRGMLRRLQEMRKEREDRMAQYLNSVSNWKHIKITKEGIATFELELDLKDSESKIYLYKDGEMVRYGFDSQSKRHVRRLGRHYQFQIQDLWPEDAGIYQVRVEDAEVFSTELEASAIPPRVVVPLAEVHCEEQSDAVFQCVLSSACPNAAWSFQHRSLQPSDKYEMSVSADGLTHRLVVKGARLSDMGAYSLSTGLYTSSAWLVVEDGKDKSLLTTSADLQVQLQGAQTSDAEGSRSTSSEGGQLRGQGPPGSSRQGSGSSPGLQLTAGPDTHGLGGHSYSLMVDEGAAESAWGPGQARQGLLEAEGGRATPSGESQLHSEGGWDGSFLGRPHPQGEGLGSGLGLMEGHQPDGRDSHGDRPGGAAGSREPWAGGHGSSEEGQEQLRGAQLGPGTGTRALQGSQSGPMGSWSEGEAMEILQGESLGEEGGGDGLSRDRGRGAAGAVWGPGPGLGEAGDSSAAGGPGTLGAPGGRGPSSSAGRVPESWGSQGGNSEHGEARGPGGSGQSPGQASAGKALQEPPGSAGRKFLLGSGSPEAQTKGSWQEADGQGPGELVGGGRGSKASAEGSGGAGDRDRGPRGPQGQEGQQTGVALGEAGDGSGTPEGSQRWTAGQRGAGVAGRGEAESTHPWDDTTSSLAQTGSQHGPGVPASSGGMGGARVAGLAGSGQEVDARSHRLMGSPGRSAQGPGGTLGGTDGSSGPGATGSEPDFRNGTWSSRGEMGSEAGLGGLGGVGSICGDGRGKFRGLGPENGAGYGDGSGAPGEIGSARSAGYSVPGGAESKQGAGHGHGSQGPGAPWPGSQDGHGPAGRESGRLASLQHGPGGPGEAPLGETRNRPGAGVASIGPGDAGPRGNHSSHGALGSLGTVEPEPGVSGRTRPQGSTGDASGAMGAFGEGGPGAMEPGSLRAVGKVSDGDGTRALGAGAGPGDDTRGPEAQALHTEAGSEGQRPSGSGNGLGHGEGSGTLGPQHSGDRTAYGGGSRGLGPGGSGPGSEGGCRDGSERFGVAGSLAGTGHEGRPRGREAMGHGSGDGAASEGSYGGTSPQGGPERSRGIGLVDGAGPGMGSGVTGVGSVDGRHSKNGHGGSATSGTPGDLGAVGSKGKAGVREWQDGPGTSRSPGAPNREGGSADQGGVQASGSLDGQGAVENDTQAETAALASRREGDLWKAAPATADRGGAAGQAGPASRGAEDLLPGGKGLAVARGSPAGTGQALDSIQTPQERGRSASQSAEGQAVSRSRAPGWEDQGLGQGSTGSGRQLPGSRVSSSLHGKDATSSGSQEGPEGRRAQEGAAGQEAAGGRQGPRSPDSQGSGPRKGSSAGPGDSDGAWNGREGAFRRSDSGDRSGDIGGPGSQLGRRQKGEKDTLEDEGFPNDRARSPGALKGHEGQGAEESGRSGRRPAPLRSRTQTQSEAEVGATERGVAGEASGRGQLPAEEDRSRKPQSHLGGRRGGAESILDVCGQERNSTKSPRSRRKPDTGDFSEEARAPLGHFSQGLADTEAQLGETAVLSCTLTRDLGPGSWFKDGVKLSAQDGLVFEQDGLVHRLIIEDVQGTQAGKYSFAVGNQKTEATLTVQDPPVIAPDVTDRLREPLTVKAGKPLTVKIPFQSRLPVQATWRKDGAQVEGSSSGGAQVALCDGVTRLCLPSTRRKDGGQYSVTLRSEGGSVQAALTVQVIDKPQPPQGPLEVQDCHGAGVCLRWRPPRDDGGRAVERYVVERRQASRSTWLKVGEAPADSTTFTDAQVEQGRKYAFRVRAVSSEGAGEALESAEVLVAPEALPGPPSTPAILSASSQGITLTWTAPRGRSRVHILGYLIEKRKKGSNTWAAVTDQPVPERKWTVVDLRHDCQYEFRVTAVAPAGPGEPGPPSDAVFARDPMRRPGPVRDLEVTDTSHTSITVRWAPPDTEDGDEAQGYVVELCSSDSLQWSPCHMGTLSATTYTAKGLRPRQGYFVRVTAVNDGGRSQPTALDMLVEAMPVCVSPRFLTDSKDSLMVRVGDTIRVPVSFEAAPMPEVTWLKDGLPLPKRNVTCSKDGLTQLLVPAASLSDSGFYTVVLRGLQGEEATYSFHLRVADYPQSPGPISLQENVPGTVTAEWEPSPDEARGIPLHYTVLTRSSSHGSWREVADRVHTNRFTLLGIVPGHEYHFRVVAKNELGASMPSDTSQPWCIPRQRDGLTVKAPSYQEPNLSQKPWFLVGLRPHLLPSGCQCCMSCAVRGWPKPHVTWFKDDQSLTGNPGVYSTNTLGVCSLVIPSVSPKDSGQYKAVAENTLGQAVSTTTLTVTESSS, from the exons ATGGCAG ggaagctcAAGAAGTCTTCCATGCACGGGGTCACCATCCGGCAGCTGGTGGATGACATCCCCGAAGGCTGCAGCACGCCAGACTTCGAGCAAAAGCCGGTCACCTTGGCACTGCAGGAAg GAAAAAATGCCATCTTCCGGGCTGTGGTCTGCGGGGAGCCCAAGCCTGAGGTGTCCTGGCAGAGCAGCAAAGGCGACCTCAGCAACTGCAGCAAGTACCAGATCTCCTCCGCCCCGGGCAGCAGGGAACACGTGCTACAG GTCAACAAGATTATGGGCGAGGACACGGACCAGTACCGCTGCCGGGCAGTGAACGTGTATGGGGAGGCCATGTGCTCGGCCCGGCTCACCGTCATTGAAG TTGGCTTTCGGAAAAGTCGGAAGAGACACAAGGAACCCCAGGAGG acctcaggcagcagctggccGAGTTCCGGAAGATGCTGAAGAG GGCGCAGCCTACTGCCTCCGAGAAGACAAAGGTGGACCGGGAACAGGTGTGGCAGCTGCTGATGACGGCGGACCGAAAGGACTACGAGAGGCTGTGCCTGAAGTACGGAATCATGGACTTCCGGGGCATGCTGCGCAGGCTGCAGGAGATGCGCAAGGAGCGCGAGGACAGGATGGCTCAG TACCTCAACTCCGTATCCAACTGGAAACACATCAAAATCACCAAGGAGGGAATTGCAACATTTGAACTGGAGCTAGATCTTAAGGATTCTGAGAGCAAGATATACCTGTATAAG GATGGTGAGATGGTCCGCTACGGCTTCGACAGCCAGAGCAAGCGCCACGTGCGACGGCTGGGGAGGCACTACCAATTCCAGATCCAGGATCTGTGGCCCGAGGACGCTGGCATCTACCAGGTCAGGGTGGAGGACGCCGAAGTCTTCTCCACAGAACTGGAGGCCAGCG CCATCCCCCCCCGAGTGGTCGTGCCACTGGCCGAGGTCCATTGTGAAGAGCAGAGTGACGCCGTCTTTCAGTGTGTCCTCTCCAGCGCCTGTCCCAATGCTGCCTGGAGTTTCCAGCACCGCTCACTCCAGCCAAGCGACAAGTACGAAATGTCCGTGTCCGCTGATGGGCTGACCCACCGGCTAGTGGTGAAGGGGGCCCGTCTCTCAGACATGGGCGCCTACTCCCTGAGCACTGGGCTCTACACCTCCAGCGCCTGGCTGGTGGTTGAAG ATGGGAAGGACAAAAGCCTTCTGACCACAAGTGCTGACCTCCAAGTTCAGCTGCAAGGAGCCCAGACCTCAGACGCAGAAGGATCCAGGAGTACCAGCAGCGAGGGGGGGCAGCTCAGAGGGCAGGGCCCCCCAGGGAGCTCCCGCCAGGGGTCTGGGTCGTCTCCTGGGCTCCAGCTCACAGCTGGCCCAGACACACATGGCCTTGGAGGGCATAGCTACTCCTTGATGGTGGACGAGGGAGCAGCTGAGTCAGCCTGGGGCCCTGGGCAGGCAAGACAGGGCCTTCTGGAAGCAGAGGGGGGCAGAGCCACTCCTTCTGGGGAAAGTCAGCTCCACAGCGAGGGAGGCTGGGACGGGAGCTTCCTGGGGAGGCCCCATCCACAGGGAGAGGGCCTGGGATCAGGGTTGGGCCTGATGGAAGGTCATCAGCCAGACGGCAGGGACAGTCATGGGGACAGACCTGGTGGGGCAGCAGGGTCCAGGGAGCCTTGGGCTGGAGGACATGGGAGCAGTGAGGAAGGACAGGAACAACTCCGGGGGGCCCAGTTGGGACCTGGGACAGGAACGAGAGCCCTGCAGGGGTCCCAGTCTGGTCCTATGGGGTCTTGGTCAGAAGGGGAAGCAATGGAAATTTTGCAGGGGGAGAGCCTAggtgaggaagggggaggggatggtCTGAGCAGGGacagggggaggggagcagccGGGGCAGTGTGGGGTCCTGGCCCTGGCCTGGGGGAAGCTGGAGACAGCAGTGCCGCAGGAGGTCCTGGCACCCTGGGGGCTCCTGGCGGAAGAGGACCTAGCTCATCAGCAGGCAGGGTCCCTGAGTCCTGGGGCTCTCAGGGAGGTAACAGTGAACATGGGGAAGCAAGGGGCCCTGGGGGGTCAGGGCAGTCTCCAGGACAGGCCTCTGCCGGCAAGGCCCTCCAGGAACCCCCAGGATCTGCTGGCAGAAAATTCCTTCTGGGGAGCGGGAGTCCTGAGGCCCAAACTAAGGGTTCATGGCAGGAGGCAGATGGGCAGGGCCCAGGGGAGCttgtgggtgggggaaggggctcCAAAGCCAGTGCTGAAGGGTCAGGAGGTGCCGGGGACCGGGACAGGGGTCCTCGGGGACCCCAGGGACAGGAGGGACAGCAGACAGGGGTCGCCTTGGGCGAGGCAGGAGATGGCTCTGGAACCCCCGAGGGTTCCCAAAGGTGGACAGCAGGTCAGAGGGGAGCAGGGGTGGCTGGCAGAGGAGAGGCCGAGAGCACGCATCCTTGGGACGACACGACGTCCAGCCTCGCCCAAACCGGGAGCCAGCATGGGCCTGGAGTGCCGGCGTCTAGTGGGGGAATGGGCGGTGCCCGGGTGGCTGGGCTGGCGGGGTCTGGCCAGGAGGTGGATGCCAGAAGCCACAGGCTAATGGGATCTCCAGGCCGGAGTGCTCAGGGGCCTGGGGGGACACTGGGAGGCACGGATGGATCAAGTGGTCCAGGGGCCACGGGGTCAGAACCAGATTTCCGGAATGGGACATGGAGCAGCAGAGGGGAGATGGGCTCTGAGGCTGGTTTAGGTGGCCTGGGGGGAGTGGGCTCCATCTGTGGCGATGGCCGAGGGAAGTTTAGGGGGCTCGGTCCTGAAAACGGGGCTGGTTATGGTGATGGCTCAGGGGCGCCAGGAGAAATAGGGTCTGCTCGCAGTGCTGGCTACAGTGTGCCTGGGGGAGCAGAGTCTAAGCAGGGCGCTGGTCACGGGCATGGCTCACAGGGGCCTGGGGCACCGTGGCCTGGAAGCCAAGACGGGCACGGTCCTGCAGGAAGGGAGTCTGGCAGACTTGCTAGTCTCCAGCACGGCCCAGGCGGCCCTGGCGAAGCGCCCCTGGGTGAAACCAGGAATCGTCCAGGGGCTGGGGTCGCATCCATAGGCCCTGGGGATGCTGGCCCTAGGGGGAATCATAGTTCCCATGGTGCCCTAGGGAGTCTGGGGACAGTGGAGCCAGAACCAGGGGTCTCTGGAAGAACAAGGCCTCAGGGTTCAACTGGAGATGCCTCAGGAGCAATGGGGGCCTTTGGAGAAGGGGGTCCAGGAGCCATGGAGCCAGGGTCTCTGAGGGCAGTGGGCAAAGTGAGCGATGGGGATGGAACCAGGGCCCTGGGAGCTGGAGCCGGTCCTGGGGACGACACCAGGGGCCCTGAGGCACAGGCTCTGCACACAGAGGCTGGTTCTGAGGGCCAGCGACCTTCTGGGTCTGGCAATGGGCTGGGTCACGGGGAAGGATCCGGAACTCTGGGTCCTCAGCACAGTGGAGACAGAACAGCTTATGGAGGAGGGTCAAGGGGTCTTGGGCCTGGGGGGTCAGGGCCAGGGAGCGAGGGGGGCTGTAGAGATGGTTCGGAGCGGTTTGGAGTAGCAGGCTCACTGGCTGGGACAGGACATGAGGGTAGACCCAGAGGCCGAGAAGCCATGGGGCACGGGTCAGGAGACGGGGCAGCATCAGAGGGGTCTTACGGAGGCACAAGCCCCCAGGGTGGTCCAGAGAGGAGCAGGGGAATAGGGCTGGTGGATGGGGCCGGTCCTGGGATGGGTTCTGGGGTGACTGGCGTGGGTTCTGTAGACGGGCGGCACTCCAAGAATGGCCATGGGGGCTCTGCAACCTCAGGGACCCCTGGGGATTTGGGGGCTGTTGGATCAAAGGGAAAAGCAGGTGTCAGAGAGTGGCAAGATGGCCCTGGGACCTCACGGTCTCCTGGGGCTCCCAATAGGGAGGGTGGGTCTGCAGACCAAGGAGGTGTGCAGGCTTCTGGCTCTCTTGATGGTCAGGGGGCAGTGGAGAATGACACCCAGGCAGAGACAGCTGCTCTGGCATCGAGACGTGAAGGGGACTTGTGGAAAGCGGCCCCAGCAACAGCAGACAGGGGTGGAGCTGCTGGCCAGGCAGGACCGGCGTCTCGGGGGGCAGAGGACTTACTGCCAGGAGGCAAGGGGTTGGCAGTGGCACGTGGGAGCCCGGCAGGCACAGGCCAGGCTCTGGACAGCATCCAGACGCCCCAGGAAAGGGGCAGATCTGCGTCACAGTCTGCCGAGGGGCAAGCGGTAAGCCGCTCTCGGGCGCCAGGCTGGGAAGACCAGGGGCTCGGCCAAGGCAGCACAGGAAGTGGGAGGCAGCTCCCAGGCTCCAGGGTGTCCAGTTCTCTGCATGGGAAAGATGCCACTTCCAGTGGGAGCCAGGAAGGGCCAGAGGGCCGCAGGGCCCAGGAGGGGGCTGCAGGCCAAGAAGCAGCTGGTGGGAGGCAAGGCCCAAGGTCCCCGGACAGCCAGGGTTCAGGTCCTAGAAAGGGCAGTTCTGCTGGCCCAGGGGACTCAGATGGAGCCTGGAATGGCCGAGAAGGTGCTTTTCGCAGGAGCGACTCCGGAGACAGATCCGGGGACATCGGGGGCCCAGGGTCTCAGCTGGGcagaagacagaaaggagaaaaagacacaCTAGAGGATGAGGGGTTCCCGAATGACAGGGCCCGAAGTCCAGGGGCCCTGAAGGGACATGAGGGACAGGGAGCAGAGGAGTCTGGCCGGTCAGGCAGGAGGCCTGCACCACTCAGGAGCAGGACCCAAACACAGTCAGAGGCCGAGGTTGGAGCCACAGAGAGGGGGGTGGCAGGTGAGGCCAGCGGTAGGGGGCAGCTGCCTGCAGAAGAAGACCGGAGCCGCAAGCCCCAGAGTCACCTTGGCGGCAGGAGAGGTGGCGCAGAAAGCATTTTGGATGTCTGTGGCCAGGAGAGGAACTCCACCAAGAGCCCCAGATCCAGACGCAAGCCTGACACTGGGGATTTCTCTGAGGAGGCCCGAG cCCCCCTAGGCCACTTCTCCCAGGGCCTGGCTGATACGGAAGCACAACTGGGAGAGACTGCTGTGCTCTCCTGTACCCTCACCAGGGACCTGGGACCCGGTTCCTGGTTTAAGGATGGAGTCAAG CTCAGCGCCCAGGATGGACTCGTCTTCGAGCAGGATGGTCTGGTGCACAGGCTCATCATTGAGGACGTGCAGGGGACCCAGGCCGGGAAGTACAGCTTTGCAGTCGGCAACCAGAAGACTGAGGCCACCCTGACCGTCCAAG ATCCCCCCGTCATCGCTCCGGATGTGACAGACAGACTGAGGGAGCCTCTGACGGTCAAGGCTGGGAAGCCGCTGACCGTGAAGATCCCCTTCCAGAGTCGCCTACCTGTTCAGGCCACCTGGAGGAAGGACGGGGCCCAGGTGGAGGGCAGCAGCAGTGGGGGCGCCCAGGTGGCCCTGTGCGATGGCGTCACTCGGCTGTGCCTCCCCAGCACCAGAAGGAAGGATGGCGGCCAGTACAGCGTGACGCTGAGAAGCGAGGGTGGCTCTGTGCAGGCCGCGCTCACCGTGCAAGTCATAG ATAAGCCCCAGCCCCCACAGGGCCCCCTGGAAGTGCAGGACTGCCATGGGGCTGGTGTCTGCCTCCGCTGGCGGCCCCCTCGGGACGACGGAGGCCGGGCTGTGGAGCGCTACGTGGTGGAGAGGAGGCAGGCCAGCAGGAGCACGTGGCTGAAGGTGGGCGAGGCCCCCGCAGACAGCACCACCTTCACCGACGCCCAGGTGGAGCAGGGCAGGAAGTATGCCTTCCGTGTGCGGGCCGTGTCCTCGGAGGGGGCCGGGGAGGCCCTGGAGTCTGCGGAGGTGCTGGTGGCTCCTGAGG CGCTCCCCGGGCCCCCTTCCACCCCAGCCATCCTGTCGGCCTCCAGCCAGGGTATCACTCTGACGTGGACGGCCCCTCGCGGCCGCAGCCGTGTCCACATCCTGGGCTACCTGATTGAAAAGCGCAAGAAGGGGAGTAATACCTGGGCAGCAGTGACCGACCAGCCCGTGCCTG AGCGGAAGTGGACGGTTGTGGATTTGCGGCACGACTGTCAGTATGAGTTCCGGGTCACGGCCGTGGCCCCTGCTGGCCCTGGGGAGCCAGGACCTCCATCGGATGCCGTGTTTGCTCGGGACCCCATGA GGCGCCCCGGGCCCGTGAGGGACCTCGAGGTCACGGACACATCACACACCAGCATCACCGTGCGCTGGGCCCCGCCGGACACGGAGGATGGGGACGAAGCACAGGGATACGTGGTGGAGCTGTGCAGCTCAGACAGTCTGCAGTGGAGCCCGTGCCACATGGGCACCCTGTCTGCCACCACCTACACCGCCAAGGGGCTTCGGCCCCGACAGGGCTACTTCGTGCGGGTGACAGCAGTTAACGACGGGGGCCGCAGCCAGCCCACTGCCCTGGACATGTTAGTGGAAGCTATGCCGGTTTGCG TCTCTCCCAGGTTCCTCACGGACTCAAAGGACTCGCTGATGGTCAGAGTTGGGGACACCATTCGCGTGCCTGTCTCGTTTGAG GCTGCCCCCATGCCGGAGGTGACCTGGCTGAAGGACGGCCTGCCCCTGCCTAAGAGAAATGTGACCTGCAGCAAGGACGGCCTCACCCAGCTCCTGGTTCCTGCGGCCAGCCTCTCAGACAGTGGTTTCTACACCGTGGTGCTGAGGGGCCTGCAGGGGGAGGAGGCCACCTACTCCTTCCACCTCAGGGTGGCAG